The sequence CGGCCGCTCATCCTCCTTATGTACAGGTAATCTATAATCTCCCTCATCTGCTGTCATTTCGTTTCCGCTTTTCAATTCCAAATCTTTTCCTAGGGTTTCAAAAGGTGTTTACTCAAATTTGTGTTTTCAGATGATCGCAGAAGCAATTACAGCACTCAAGGAGCGCGGTGGCTCAAGCCCTTACGCAATTGCGAAATTTCTCGGCGACAAGTATAAAGCCGATCTGCCTCCAAATTTCAAGAAACAGCTCAATGTGCAGCTGAAAAATCTGACGAAATCCGGCAAGCTGACGAAAGTAAAGGCCTCGTATAAGCTTACGGCTCCCAAAGCCCCTGCAGCTCCAAAGCCTAAGAAGGAGAAGAAGACTGTGGCCAAGAAGAAGGCCCCCAAGCCTAAGGTTCCCGCCGCTAAGCCCAAAGCACCTGCCGCTAAGGCCGCTAAACCTAAAGCTGCGAAGAAAGCGGCTCCTGCTAAGCCTGCCGCTCCTGCTCCCCCAAAGAAGGAAGAGAAACCAGCCGCTGCAGCTCCCAAGAAGGCGGCACCTGCCGCTAAGCCCAAGAAACCGGCCGCTAAGCCTAAAAAGGCTGCAACTCCAAAGAAGCCAGCGCCCAAGCCTAAGCCGGCTAAGAAAGCCGCTACACCTAAGAAGAAAGCAGGACGCCCTGCAAAGAAggctaaaaaataaaattgaagaaaattgattAAAGCCTGGGCATTGTACAAtactcttttttttctcttttcgtCTTTTTTTGTCTGAATTTGTAAGCTTGTTCTCAGGGACACAACTTTTTATGTTAATCATAATTTCGATCTATTTGTGTGTAAGCGAGCACTGTGTCTGTGTGTAACGGAACAAATCCATTTTCAGAATTTCAAAATTCCACCTGGTGATTATCGGTTTGTTCATATCTAGTTGCAGGACGATTCAAATTGAAATGTGATCGTGAAAGGATGGTAGGTTTATTTGATTAATAGCACTGTGTTTTTAATTATCCCAGTTTAGAGGAGGTTTGAAAAAATTACCATGGAGAAAATATACGGTTGTTGACACCCAGCTAGATAAGGTGGTTTAAATAACGTCATCGCAAATTCTAgagcttatattttttttttgttcaaataTCTATATCAACTAAAGGCTTGTTGAATCCTAAAAATAGAACCTCGTTTGGTTAATTGACttctaattaattgaattttaattaattgaatttcgTTAGGTTACCAAATTGCtcgaaatttaaaaatatttagctTCATTTGATAATTTTCTTATGTTCTCTGGAAATTAGTGTTTGTTTTGTGGAAATTGGTGTCAATTAAAATTGGCTTCTTGAAACCTAAAAGGAGAACTttgtttggttaattgatttttatttaattgaatttcGTTTGATTGTCAAATTGTTAGAAATTTAAAAACATTTATCTTCATTTGTTAATAAAATCTAACTTTGTTAAATTCATTCGATGAtaaagtctttttttttttaatgtttgtggAAATTAGTGTCAATTAATATTTGGTTCTTAAATTTTCCTCAACCATATTTTCCATGATTTTGACTTTTGTGTACAAAACTTACCGAAGATTAAATTTCGGAGATTTTCATTGGGTTACTAAATTGTTTGATAGCTAAAAACATTTAGCTTCAATTGTGTGATAAAAAAATCAAATCTTCTTATGTTTGTGGAAATTAGTGTACATTGATATATGTTATGTTCTTAATTTTTCTGCAATCATATAACAAAATAAGTAAAAAATAAGATGAAAGTTGTTTAAGATTACAAACAAAACATAATTTTCCTAATGTCTGGTCAAATGTACCTTGGAGTGATAAACTTGCACGACAGGCGAGGTGGAACGTCAAATTTACATCTTCGGGGTCAAACCTGAAAACATATGTAGTAAAAATATTTTTGTACGAGTAAGACGTCACAACCTTTGACATTGTACAAAAGTTTTATCGTttgatatatatagacatatattatGGAGTACAATTGTAAAAGCATTGGTTTTTGATCGAGTAATACATATGATGTTAATTTATCTTTGCATTGAAATTGATTGAGTAGTACATATGATGCTATTGCAATCTGTTGATCTATTGCAACATGCAAATATAATTAATTAGCAGTTGTTTAAATTACATTGACTGattaatacatatacatatgaTGTTATTTTGACGTAAAAACATAAATTTATATGATACAATTATTTTTCAGTTAATTATCTTACACTTCATATTATAAGGTTTGTTGATTATGGTTCTCTACATGCAAATATAATTTGCAGTTGCTGAAAAATTGACGGATTAATACATATGATGCTATTTTGATGTATTTGTAaaggaaaatataatttttttggtaAAAATGCTTATGGAAAAGGCTCAACCTCTGGGAATCGTTCACGATCCCTCCTTAGACAGTTACAACTTATTGCTTCGTTTGGTGTTATTATTTAGTGGGGTTGGAGGGCCATCCAACTCATAAAGGAAATGCATTCTAATCAATAATCTTGATTGAACCGTGTAAAGATCTTAATAAACACTTTAGGACTTAAAAGGAGATATCAAAGTGTTGATTAATCGCTATGATTATTGTCATCCATTAATCATCTATTTTATTATTcccaaattaatttattttattgtttttgacTTTGTTCTTAGATTTTTATTGGATGGCTCTTGGCAGCTTCTCTCTTGGTACGATGGTGATTGGAAGGATATTATAATAAGTGATGGGAAAATGACCAATAATTTGATTAGAGGAGTGGAATTAAAAAACAAACCAGGTAGATTTGGAAAATTGCATATTTAATGGCAAATATCTTTGccatttaaataatttattataaacatcttacataaaataattaaattatagaaaAAATGCAAGATATGTTTCTTACAATTTTTACCATATTACCATTGATTATGTTGTTGATGTGTATTTGGATGTAGATCTTTTCTTTTGCTTCATGATGTGCTAGACTAAGATGCCTTCTCATTAAAATTGGACGACTCAATATTTTTATGATGAGATGTGATAGATATACATATATTTGGATTATCAAAATTATATTACCACtaattatgttattttttttaatcGGTAAAATTTTATGTATTGATATTAATAATAAAAAGATTACATAAAGCTATTACAAAAATGGCAAAGCCATATATCATCTTATCACTCCAAACATCCAAAATCCTTGCAAATTATTAATCCATAATGATTCTAGCTACACATAGTGACTTACCAACCCACAATCAACCCCTCTCCTACTGGTTCAGAGATTCACCGGGAAGCCTTCCTTTGCTTAACCAGGAGTCTTCCTTCCTGAGAATTTGATTCTTTTTTCTCTTCTCATCTACAACCTCCCGATCCTAGAGGACAACTTCCCTATTCCTTAGGTACTCTTTGATATGGTTCCAACCTTCCTGAGCTTCAGTGCTTTGAACCTCATGATCATCATTTGCTTCCCATACCCAAAATGGCCATAGAGGGGGTCCAAACTCAGCTACATGTACCCATTCACCACTTTTGGTGATGAAACCTTTTCCCATACGAGCCATAGCAAGGAAGGTATTCAACTTGTCTTTCCACTCCTCCCTCACACACTCCCTCATAACCCACTTCACATCTTTTGATCTCAACTCCAAACACCAAGCCAAAAAGATAGAAGCAACATTCATATTTGTGCGAAATTTGGAAATTGACTTCATATAGGCCTCACCAAGAAACATATCCACCATCCTTAAGAACTGAGGGCCTTATATCTTGAAGATGTTTCTCATTCTTTCCTTTGTAACGATACCTGATAAACTgcaataacaacaaagataagcaaagtgatagcacaacacacaacaatattttgacgtggaaaaactggttaagggaaaaccacggtgggaacctacccacaataagatgatactttgtagtagtatgtgaaaatattagaaTGAGGAATgcgcattcagacacactgcctagagcttacaactcaagatacaataacctgaaaggctacaaccctcagggaaggttcactaccttacaaggaagtctcactgacttacaaaatgttcagacaacaatccaaaatcaaatgaactgcaataacagcatctgctaatgcctaatgaaagttccgattaagcacatatgTTTGCTCTGTAACACCTATCTCTGCTTAATACACCACATTGAAATATAAATCCCTTGTTTGCACATatatcactctctgataatgcaaacacaaccttgatacctaaattacatgactatatcacctatttatacaattcatcaaccttgacaacaaggtcagctaaacccttaactcataattacaaaattacatcacacaatacaaagattgtccatcgaaccaatataatgatatacatgatatacatgatataacatggacctaattcaaatttccaaataggcAACACCAtaaaaaatcacaccaagatcaaccgcaacacgcttcaccaccaagaataccgcataacacgaagaacatcaccgattcaacaaaatcaccaagaattcacacaacgatcaatgcagatcatcaaaacaaataggacacaattataaaacaccaacaagcacgttagaatcattagtaatgGCTGTACCAAcacaacttatcaaatcttcatcgatcaacatctgaacctcaagaatactcaaacaacaacaactgtcacgaaaaaagataacttgcggagcaccaaatcacgaaccatctaaaatgaagatacacaagaccattccaaacaatctcccaaaaacttagCTCAAGATTTGATTacaccagaatatactggagggatactgaactttgcaaagcattgatcagaaaaacaaaTTGCAAACCGGATCATCTGATGTGATCAATTGagcttcccagatcaccaaaaccaatatagaagagtataatgatactagaaatactccatacacaaaaccacgatcccaataaaccaatctgcaatcatcagagtaataaatcacaagaatatgttgacatcaatgacaacaacatatcctagcagcaacaatgtccaacaatctccccctttggcattgatgacaacatatgaatgtgaaaaaaatcaatgcaaagaaagaaaacatctccaacaaacacCCCTTAAGATTAAGcagataaaacagtttttcacatgcttctcttcccctttgacaacaatgtcaaagatcttcaaaacaaaaaaccaagctTACTCTACCCCTTATATAAGAAAATCATGAATCTCTGTCCCATAAATACATTGACTACTCTAgcagagtagtagcaccaactcatcaatccgaacAAATAGATAAGACTGTGag is a genomic window of Cryptomeria japonica chromosome 7, Sugi_1.0, whole genome shotgun sequence containing:
- the LOC131041803 gene encoding histone H1, producing MATTEAVEEPVPVEATANEDAKPTEEKPAKEKKPKTPKEKKPRAAKGSKPPAAHPPYVQMIAEAITALKERGGSSPYAIAKFLGDKYKADLPPNFKKQLNVQLKNLTKSGKLTKVKASYKLTAPKAPAAPKPKKEKKTVAKKKAPKPKVPAAKPKAPAAKAAKPKAAKKAAPAKPAAPAPPKKEEKPAAAAPKKAAPAAKPKKPAAKPKKAATPKKPAPKPKPAKKAATPKKKAGRPAKKAKK